One Exiguobacterium sp. BMC-KP genomic window, CATCTAGAGGCTCACACAGGTCCAATTTTGCTCGCCCATCAAACGGATACCCAACTGCAAGAGATCGTCACGACGATTACTGCCGGTGATCCACTATATGATTTTACAGTTGACGGGATCACGCACCGGGTTTTCAAAGTGGTCGACCGAAATCATCTGTTGACAATTGGTAGCCAGTTTGCACGACACGATGCTCTCTACATCGCCGATGGTCACCATCGCGCTGCAGCTGCTGCCATCGCTGCTAGCCAAACTAATCAAGAGGAGGCACAGCGCTTTCTCGGTGTCTCGTTCCCACAAGATGAATTACGAATCCTCGGGTACCATCGTGTCATTGAAGATCTATATGGTCAATCTGTCGTTGACTTCCTTGAACGCTTAGCACATCGGTTTACAATCGCAAAAGGACGTGCTGAACAAACAAAGCAACATCAAATCGAAATGTACCTCAATCGACAATGGTATACGCTCACGTACGTTTCTGAGCGAACAGGGACAAAGGCGAACCTAGACGTCTCGATTCTTCAAGAAGAGCTCCTCACACCGTTACTTGGCATTGAAGATCCACGGACAGATGCGCGTATTCAATTCGTCGGTGGTCATAAAGGCTATGACGGACTCGAACAGCTTGTCGATGCCGGGCGTGCGGCAGTTGCCTTTCACTTGCATCCGACCTCGATTGAAGACTTGATGACAGTAGCTGATGCGGGAGAAGTCATGCCACCAAAATCGACTTGGTTCGAACCAAAACTACGAAGTGGATTGTTGATTCATCCGTTTCGTTCTTGAAAAATCATGCTTTAAAAAAGCAAGACGTGGACAACTTGTCCATGTCTTGCTTTTTTAAAGCATGTACTTCCCCTTAAAGTTGTCGCAAAATAACGGCCGACAAAGCCGGTATTTGAACAGCTTCTGACGCCGTTGTCTCGTCAAATAGATTCTTAAATGTTCCTTCAAGCGAAAAAATCTGTACTTCTTCGCTTACATTGACTGCAAGCAAATAAACATGGTCGCCCTGACGTCGTTCGACCACCATAAGTTGTTTGGACTCGTCAGCTAACTGAAAATGATACGTTCCGTCATTTGCTAAAATCGGGTGCTCTTTTCGAAGTGCAATTAA contains:
- a CDS encoding DUF1015 domain-containing protein; translated protein: MPTFEPFAALRPDSKYAADFSALPYDVYSREEARAEIRRRPLSFLRIDKAEATLPSLIAEDDPRVYQQATLAFEESQTNGILQLDPDETYYIYQLSDGTHTQSGFVGCVAVDDYETNQIRKHEFTRPDKERDRVRHVEHLEAHTGPILLAHQTDTQLQEIVTTITAGDPLYDFTVDGITHRVFKVVDRNHLLTIGSQFARHDALYIADGHHRAAAAAIAASQTNQEEAQRFLGVSFPQDELRILGYHRVIEDLYGQSVVDFLERLAHRFTIAKGRAEQTKQHQIEMYLNRQWYTLTYVSERTGTKANLDVSILQEELLTPLLGIEDPRTDARIQFVGGHKGYDGLEQLVDAGRAAVAFHLHPTSIEDLMTVADAGEVMPPKSTWFEPKLRSGLLIHPFRS